The following coding sequences lie in one Bacteroides helcogenes P 36-108 genomic window:
- the mltG gene encoding endolytic transglycosylase MltG, which translates to MKKKKIFLGGLAIFLLIGLISAGIIYYYLFAPQFHPQKTVFIYIDHNDTADSICKKVKIQGNPQNFTGFLWIVKHKKYSQNIHTGRYAIHPGENVYHVFNRLYRGYQEAMNLTIGSVRTLDKLARNVGRQLMIDSAEIAKVMNDSVYQKQLGYNKETMACLFIPETYQVYWDMSVEDFFNRMQKEHRKFWNQERLQKATTIGMTPAEVCTLASIVEEETNNNQEKPMVAGLYINRLHADMPLQADPTIKFALQDFGLRRITNAQLTIDSPYNTYQNTGLPPGPIRIPSPIGLDAVLNYTKHNYIYMCAKEDFSGTHNFASNYTDHMKNARKYWNALNERKIFK; encoded by the coding sequence ATGAAAAAGAAAAAAATATTTCTCGGAGGACTGGCTATATTCCTATTAATAGGATTAATTTCTGCAGGAATAATATATTACTACCTATTTGCTCCCCAATTTCATCCTCAAAAAACAGTATTTATCTATATTGATCATAACGATACAGCCGACTCCATCTGTAAAAAGGTGAAAATTCAAGGAAATCCCCAAAATTTCACAGGATTTCTCTGGATAGTAAAACATAAAAAATATTCCCAAAATATACATACAGGACGTTACGCTATTCATCCAGGAGAGAATGTATATCATGTATTCAACCGTTTATACAGAGGATATCAAGAGGCTATGAATCTAACTATCGGCAGTGTACGTACATTGGATAAATTAGCTCGCAATGTGGGCAGGCAACTAATGATTGACTCAGCAGAAATTGCCAAAGTTATGAACGATTCTGTTTACCAGAAGCAATTAGGCTACAACAAGGAAACTATGGCCTGTCTTTTTATTCCGGAAACATATCAAGTCTATTGGGACATGAGTGTTGAGGATTTTTTCAATCGTATGCAAAAAGAGCACCGGAAATTCTGGAACCAAGAACGGCTACAAAAAGCTACCACCATAGGCATGACACCAGCAGAGGTTTGTACTCTTGCTTCCATCGTCGAAGAAGAAACCAATAATAATCAGGAAAAGCCAATGGTTGCAGGACTCTATATTAATCGTCTGCATGCAGATATGCCTTTGCAAGCAGACCCCACTATCAAATTCGCATTACAAGATTTTGGACTACGGAGAATCACCAATGCCCAATTGACCATTGATTCCCCCTACAATACCTATCAAAATACCGGTCTTCCTCCTGGCCCTATACGAATTCCTTCCCCCATAGGATTGGATGCAGTATTAAACTACACTAAACACAACTACATCTACATGTGTGCAAAAGAAGACTTCTCCGGCACGCACAATTTCGCTTCCAATTACACCGATCACATGAAAAATGCAAGAAAATATTGGAATGCATTAAACGAAAGAAAGATTTTCAAGTAA
- a CDS encoding thiamine pyrophosphate-dependent enzyme, translated as MSKQLLLGDEAIAQAALDAGLSGVYAYPGTPSTEITEYIQMASITDRQNIHNRWCSNEKTAMEAALGMAFAGKRTLVCMKHVGMNVAADCFINSAITGVKGGMIVIAADDPSMHSSQNEQDSRFYGDFSLIPMYEPSNQQEAYDMTYNGFAFSEQTGEPLLIRMVTRLAHSRSGVERKPQQPQNTLSFSEDPRQFILLPGNARKRYKALLQRQNEFIKASENSPYNKYIDGPNKKLGIIACGIGYNYLMENYPDGCEYPVLKIGQYPLPKKQLMQLTDDCDEILVLEDGQPFVEKQLKGYLGIGITVKGRLDGTLSQDGELNPDNVARAVGKENKAAFSVPSLVEMRPPALCEGCGHRDMYTVLTQVLREEYPTHKVFSDIGCYTLGANAPFNAIDSCVDMGASITMAKGASDAGVHPAVAVIGDSTFTHSGMTGLLDCVNENANVTIVISDNETTAMTGGQDSAGTGRIEAICAGIGVTPEHIRTLIPLKKNYNEMKQVIREEIEYRGVSVIIPRRECIQTLARKKRNK; from the coding sequence ATGAGCAAGCAACTCTTACTTGGCGATGAAGCCATTGCACAAGCTGCATTAGACGCCGGACTCTCAGGTGTATATGCCTATCCCGGCACTCCTTCAACAGAGATCACAGAATATATCCAGATGGCGTCTATTACAGATAGACAGAACATCCATAACCGTTGGTGCTCCAATGAAAAAACAGCTATGGAGGCTGCCTTAGGTATGGCATTTGCGGGTAAACGCACATTAGTATGCATGAAGCATGTGGGCATGAATGTAGCCGCCGATTGTTTTATTAACTCTGCCATAACAGGTGTAAAAGGCGGTATGATTGTAATTGCAGCCGATGATCCAAGTATGCATTCTTCTCAAAACGAGCAGGATAGCCGCTTCTATGGGGATTTTTCGCTAATTCCCATGTATGAACCCAGCAACCAGCAAGAGGCATACGATATGACATATAACGGATTCGCATTTTCAGAACAAACAGGCGAACCATTGTTAATCCGTATGGTTACGCGTCTTGCACATTCACGTTCCGGCGTGGAGCGCAAGCCACAGCAACCGCAAAACACCCTTTCATTCAGCGAGGACCCACGCCAATTCATCCTGCTGCCAGGAAATGCACGCAAACGCTACAAAGCCCTTTTACAACGTCAGAATGAATTCATTAAAGCATCCGAAAATTCTCCATATAATAAATACATTGATGGCCCCAATAAAAAGCTGGGGATCATAGCATGCGGCATCGGTTACAACTATCTGATGGAAAACTATCCTGACGGCTGCGAATATCCAGTACTGAAAATCGGCCAATACCCTCTCCCCAAAAAGCAACTAATGCAATTGACAGATGACTGTGATGAAATATTGGTATTGGAAGATGGCCAACCATTTGTTGAAAAACAATTGAAAGGCTACTTAGGTATCGGTATAACGGTAAAAGGACGTTTGGACGGCACATTATCACAAGATGGAGAATTGAATCCGGACAATGTAGCACGTGCAGTCGGTAAAGAAAACAAAGCAGCATTCAGCGTTCCTTCTTTAGTAGAAATGCGCCCACCCGCATTATGCGAAGGTTGCGGCCACCGCGATATGTACACCGTACTTACCCAAGTTTTAAGAGAAGAATATCCTACCCATAAAGTTTTCAGCGACATAGGATGTTATACATTGGGAGCCAACGCCCCGTTCAATGCGATCGATTCCTGTGTGGATATGGGTGCTTCCATTACAATGGCAAAAGGAGCTTCAGATGCAGGAGTGCATCCGGCAGTCGCCGTTATCGGAGACTCTACATTCACTCATTCTGGAATGACCGGTTTGCTGGACTGTGTCAATGAAAATGCCAATGTAACCATTGTCATTTCCGATAATGAAACGACTGCTATGACAGGAGGGCAAGATTCAGCCGGCACAGGACGCATCGAAGCCATTTGTGCAGGTATTGGCGTAACGCCAGAACACATCCGCACATTAATTCCTCTAAAAAAGAACTACAATGAAATGAAACAAGTAATCCGCGAAGAAATTGAATATCGTGGAGTATCTGTCATTATTCCACGTAGAGAATGTATTCAAACCTTAGCACGTAAAAAAAGAAACAAGTAA
- a CDS encoding indolepyruvate oxidoreductase subunit beta gives MKKDIILSGVGGQGILSIATVIGKAALKDGLYMKQAEVHGMSQRGGDVQSNLRISDQPIASDLIPTGKCDLIISLEPMEALRYLPYLNHEGWLVTNEVPFINIPNYPNEEDIKREINKLPHKIVLNVNEVAKEVGSTRVANIVLLGATIPFLGIDYIKIQNSIHEIFLRKGEAIVEMNLKALAAGKEIAEKLI, from the coding sequence ATGAAAAAAGATATTATACTTTCGGGTGTAGGAGGACAAGGGATTCTTTCTATTGCCACAGTAATCGGTAAAGCAGCCTTGAAAGACGGATTATACATGAAGCAAGCGGAAGTACACGGCATGAGCCAACGTGGTGGCGATGTACAATCCAATCTACGTATCAGCGACCAACCCATAGCATCCGATCTTATTCCAACAGGAAAATGCGATCTGATTATTTCCCTGGAGCCCATGGAAGCCCTGCGCTACCTTCCATATCTGAACCATGAAGGCTGGTTGGTAACCAATGAAGTTCCTTTTATCAACATTCCCAATTACCCGAATGAAGAAGATATAAAGAGAGAAATCAATAAACTGCCGCACAAAATTGTGCTGAATGTGAATGAAGTAGCCAAAGAAGTTGGCTCCACACGTGTAGCCAATATAGTGCTATTAGGGGCCACAATCCCTTTCCTTGGAATCGATTATATAAAAATACAAAACAGTATCCACGAAATTTTCCTACGCAAAGGAGAAGCTATTGTAGAAATGAATCTCAAAGCATTGGCTGCCGGTAAAGAAATAGCAGAAAAACTGATATAA
- a CDS encoding phenylacetate--CoA ligase family protein — MNDKYWEEDIETMPREKLRELQLQRLKKTIGIAAHSPYYNKVFQEHNITVDDIQTVEDIRKIPFTTKADMRANYPFGMVSGNMSEDGVRIHSSSGTTGTPTVIVHSQHDLDSWANLVARCLYMAGVRKTDVFQNSSGYGMFTGGLGFQYGAERLGALTVPAAAGNSKRQIKFIMDFKTTALHAIPSYAIRLAEVFQEEGINPTSTSLKTLLIGAEPHTDEQRRKIEHMLGVKAYNSFGMTEMNGPGVAFECTEQNGMHFWEDCYLVEIINPETGEPVAEGEIGELVLTTLDREMMPLLRYRTRDLTRILPGKCPCGRTHLRIDRIKGRSDDMFIIKGVNIFPMQIEKVLVQFPILGSNYLITLETANNQDEMIVEAELSDLSTDNYIELEKIRKEITRQLRDEILVTPQLRLVKKGSLPQSEGKAIRVKDLRANK, encoded by the coding sequence ATGAACGACAAATACTGGGAAGAAGATATCGAAACCATGCCGAGGGAGAAATTACGCGAACTGCAACTCCAGAGATTAAAAAAGACTATCGGCATCGCTGCTCATTCCCCCTACTATAATAAAGTATTTCAAGAACATAACATTACAGTTGATGATATCCAGACCGTAGAAGATATACGCAAAATTCCTTTCACCACAAAAGCAGACATGCGTGCCAATTACCCGTTCGGAATGGTATCGGGCAATATGAGTGAAGATGGAGTACGCATTCATTCCTCCAGCGGTACGACAGGCACTCCAACCGTCATCGTTCATTCACAGCACGACTTAGACTCCTGGGCTAATTTAGTCGCCCGCTGTCTCTATATGGCAGGCGTACGCAAAACAGATGTTTTCCAAAACAGCTCCGGATACGGCATGTTTACCGGAGGCCTGGGCTTTCAATATGGTGCTGAACGTTTGGGAGCATTGACAGTCCCTGCGGCAGCCGGAAACAGCAAACGACAAATAAAGTTTATCATGGATTTCAAGACAACTGCCTTGCACGCAATACCAAGCTATGCCATCCGATTGGCAGAAGTATTTCAGGAAGAAGGTATAAATCCTACCTCAACAAGCCTGAAAACACTCTTAATCGGAGCAGAACCGCATACAGATGAACAACGCAGAAAAATTGAACACATGCTTGGTGTAAAAGCGTATAACAGCTTTGGCATGACCGAAATGAATGGTCCCGGTGTAGCCTTTGAATGTACAGAACAAAACGGTATGCATTTTTGGGAAGATTGTTACCTTGTTGAAATCATTAATCCGGAAACCGGAGAACCTGTCGCTGAAGGTGAAATTGGAGAATTGGTACTCACAACTCTTGATCGTGAAATGATGCCCCTATTACGCTATCGCACACGGGATCTGACCCGCATTTTGCCTGGAAAATGTCCATGTGGACGTACTCATCTTCGCATTGATCGCATCAAAGGACGCAGTGATGACATGTTTATCATCAAAGGGGTTAACATCTTTCCTATGCAGATCGAAAAAGTATTGGTACAATTTCCCATCTTGGGGAGTAATTATCTAATTACACTTGAGACAGCCAATAATCAAGATGAGATGATTGTGGAAGCCGAGCTTAGTGATCTTTCTACCGACAACTACATCGAGCTGGAAAAGATACGTAAGGAAATAACCCGGCAGTTAAGAGATGAAATTCTGGTAACTCCCCAATTACGCTTAGTAAAGAAAGGTTCATTACCTCAGAGTGAAGGAAAAGCTATCAGAGTAAAAGATTTAAGGGCTAACAAATAA
- the rplT gene encoding 50S ribosomal protein L20: MPRSVNHVASRARRKKILKLTRGYFGARKNVWTVAKNTWEKGLTYAFRDRKNKKRNFRALWIQRINAAARLEGLSYSKLMGALHKAGIEINRKVLADLAMNHPEAFKAIVAKAKAA, translated from the coding sequence ATGCCAAGATCAGTAAATCATGTTGCTTCTAGAGCAAGAAGAAAGAAAATTTTGAAATTGACCAGAGGTTACTTTGGTGCAAGAAAAAACGTTTGGACCGTAGCCAAGAATACTTGGGAAAAAGGTTTGACCTATGCGTTCCGTGATCGTAAAAATAAGAAGAGAAATTTCCGTGCTTTATGGATTCAGCGTATTAATGCTGCCGCACGTTTGGAAGGACTTTCTTATTCTAAACTGATGGGTGCTTTGCACAAAGCAGGTATTGAAATCAATCGCAAAGTGTTGGCTGATTTAGCGATGAATCATCCGGAAGCTTTTAAGGCTATCGTTGCTAAAGCAAAGGCTGCATAA
- the rpmI gene encoding 50S ribosomal protein L35, giving the protein MPKMKTNSGSKKRFTLTGTGKIKRKHAFHSHILTKKTKKQKRNLCYSTLVSATDVNQVKELLAMK; this is encoded by the coding sequence ATGCCAAAGATGAAAACTAACTCCGGTTCTAAAAAGAGATTTACTCTTACCGGAACAGGTAAAATCAAAAGAAAGCACGCTTTTCATAGTCATATTTTGACTAAGAAAACTAAGAAGCAAAAAAGAAACTTGTGTTACTCTACACTTGTTAGTGCAACAGATGTAAACCAAGTGAAAGAACTCTTAGCAATGAAGTAA
- the infC gene encoding translation initiation factor IF-3 → MKNDSLKGQHRINEQIRAKEVRIVGDEVEAKVYPIAQALRLAEEHEADLVEISPNADPPVCRIIDYSKFLYQLKKRQKEQKAKQVKVNVKEIRFGPQTDDHDYNFKLKHAKGFLEDGDKVKAYVFFKGRSILFKEQGEVLLLRFANDLEDYAKVDQMPILEGKRMTIQLSPKKGAAPKKPVAIKPAENASKVVSTENEDEKENE, encoded by the coding sequence ATGAAAAATGACAGCTTAAAAGGGCAACATCGGATTAATGAACAGATCCGTGCCAAAGAAGTCCGTATAGTGGGCGATGAAGTGGAAGCAAAAGTGTATCCGATAGCACAGGCATTAAGACTTGCCGAGGAGCATGAAGCAGACCTCGTAGAGATTTCTCCAAATGCAGACCCCCCTGTTTGTCGTATTATTGATTACTCTAAATTTCTTTATCAGTTAAAGAAACGCCAGAAGGAGCAGAAGGCAAAGCAGGTGAAGGTGAATGTGAAGGAAATTCGTTTTGGCCCTCAAACTGACGATCATGACTATAACTTCAAACTGAAACATGCCAAAGGCTTTTTGGAGGATGGTGACAAGGTAAAGGCTTATGTGTTCTTTAAAGGTCGTTCCATTTTGTTTAAAGAACAAGGCGAGGTATTGCTGCTTCGTTTTGCCAATGATTTGGAAGACTATGCGAAAGTAGATCAGATGCCGATTTTGGAAGGTAAGAGAATGACTATTCAACTTTCTCCTAAGAAGGGTGCTGCTCCTAAGAAGCCCGTTGCTATAAAACCTGCAGAGAATGCATCTAAGGTGGTTTCTACGGAGAATGAAGATGAAAAAGAAAATGAGTAA
- the thrS gene encoding threonine--tRNA ligase: protein MIKITFPDSSVREYNEGVTGLQIAESISSRLAQDVLACGVNGEIYDLGRPIMQDAEVVLYKWEDEQGKHAFWHTSAHLLAEALQELYPGIQFGIGPAIENGFYYDVDPGEATIKEADLPVIEKKMAELVARKEAVVRKDIAKADALKMFGGRGETYKCELISELEDGHITTYTQGAFTDLCRGPHLMTTAPIKAIKLTSVAGAYWRGQEDRKMMTRIYGITFPKKKMLDEYLVLLEEAKKRDHRKIGKEMDLFMFSDTVGKGLPMWLPKGTALRIRLQDFLRRIQARYDYQEVMCPPIGNKLLYITSGHYAKYGKDSFQPIHTPEEGEEYFLKPMNCPHHCMIYKNSPRSYKDLPLRLAEFGTVCRYEQSGELHGLTRVRSFTQDDAHIFCRPDQVKDEFLRVMDIISIVFQSMDFENFEAQISLRDKVNRDKYIGSDENWEKAEQAIIEACEEKGLKARIEYGEAAFYGPKLDFMVKDAIGRRWQLGTIQVDYNLPERFQLEYTGADNQKHRPVMVHRAPFGSMERFVAVLIEHTAGKFPLWLTPDQVAILPISEKFNDYAQEVKLFLKKYDIRAIVDERNEKIGRKIRDNEMKRIPYMLVVGEKEAENKEIAVRKQGEGDKGTMKIEEFAKKISEEVQNMINKW from the coding sequence ATGATAAAGATAACTTTTCCAGACAGCTCTGTTCGTGAATATAACGAAGGAGTGACAGGACTGCAAATTGCAGAAAGCATCAGTTCACGGTTGGCACAAGATGTGTTGGCTTGTGGTGTGAACGGAGAGATTTATGATTTGGGGCGTCCTATCATGCAAGACGCTGAAGTTGTTCTCTATAAATGGGAAGACGAGCAGGGTAAACATGCCTTTTGGCATACCAGTGCCCATTTGTTGGCCGAAGCCTTGCAGGAACTCTATCCGGGTATTCAGTTCGGTATCGGTCCTGCCATTGAGAACGGATTCTATTATGATGTAGATCCGGGAGAAGCAACCATTAAGGAAGCGGATCTGCCTGTCATTGAGAAAAAAATGGCTGAATTGGTTGCAAGGAAAGAAGCTGTTGTCAGAAAAGATATTGCAAAGGCAGACGCATTGAAGATGTTCGGTGGTCGTGGAGAAACCTACAAATGTGAGTTGATTTCTGAACTGGAAGACGGCCATATCACTACTTATACTCAAGGTGCATTCACCGATTTGTGTCGCGGCCCTCATCTGATGACAACCGCACCTATCAAGGCTATTAAACTGACTTCCGTTGCCGGTGCTTATTGGCGTGGGCAGGAGGATCGTAAAATGATGACGCGTATTTACGGCATTACGTTCCCGAAGAAGAAAATGCTGGATGAATATCTTGTGTTGCTGGAAGAAGCCAAAAAACGTGACCACCGCAAGATTGGTAAAGAAATGGATTTGTTCATGTTCTCTGATACTGTGGGCAAAGGACTTCCGATGTGGTTGCCGAAGGGTACTGCCTTGCGTATCCGTTTGCAGGACTTTCTGCGTCGTATTCAGGCCCGTTATGATTATCAGGAAGTAATGTGTCCGCCTATCGGAAATAAATTGCTTTATATCACTTCCGGACATTATGCCAAATACGGTAAAGATTCATTTCAACCCATTCATACACCGGAGGAAGGAGAGGAATACTTTTTGAAGCCGATGAATTGTCCTCATCACTGCATGATTTACAAAAACTCTCCTCGCTCTTACAAGGATTTGCCTTTGCGTTTGGCTGAGTTCGGTACGGTTTGTCGTTACGAACAAAGTGGTGAATTGCACGGATTAACCCGTGTGCGTAGCTTTACTCAGGATGATGCACATATTTTCTGTCGTCCTGATCAAGTGAAGGATGAATTCCTCCGTGTAATGGATATTATCTCTATTGTGTTTCAGTCGATGGATTTTGAAAACTTTGAGGCGCAGATTTCTTTGCGTGACAAAGTAAACCGTGACAAGTACATCGGCAGTGATGAAAATTGGGAGAAAGCGGAGCAGGCAATTATTGAAGCGTGTGAAGAAAAAGGATTAAAAGCCAGAATAGAGTATGGCGAGGCTGCTTTCTATGGCCCTAAACTTGACTTTATGGTGAAAGATGCTATTGGCCGTCGTTGGCAGTTGGGAACTATTCAGGTGGACTATAATTTGCCGGAACGCTTCCAGTTGGAATATACAGGTGCTGATAACCAGAAGCACCGACCGGTAATGGTTCATCGGGCGCCATTCGGTTCTATGGAGCGTTTTGTAGCCGTTCTTATTGAACATACCGCCGGCAAGTTCCCCTTATGGCTGACGCCGGATCAGGTAGCTATCTTGCCAATCAGTGAGAAATTTAATGATTACGCTCAGGAAGTGAAGCTATTCTTAAAAAAATATGATATTCGTGCAATTGTGGACGAACGCAATGAGAAGATTGGACGTAAAATTCGCGACAATGAGATGAAGCGTATTCCTTACATGTTGGTTGTAGGCGAAAAAGAAGCTGAAAATAAAGAAATAGCAGTTCGTAAGCAGGGAGAAGGTGACAAGGGAACGATGAAAATAGAAGAATTTGCTAAAAAAATAAGCGAAGAAGTTCAGAATATGATAAATAAATGGTAA
- a CDS encoding tetratricopeptide repeat protein, with product MMKKILTALLLLPTLLYAQINTERVMTIARNALYFEDYVLSIQYFNQVINAKPYLYEPYFFRGLAKVNLDDYQGAEADCSAAIQRNPFVVGAYQIRGLARVRQNKFDGAIEDYKTAIKYDPENVVLWHNLTLCHIQKKDYGEAKEDLGKLLTIAPKYTRAYLMRGEVSLQQKDTLRALQDFEKAIEMDRYDPDGWGARAIVYLQQGKYKEAEADLDQSIHLSAKNAGNYINRALARFHQNNLKGAMNDYDLALDIDPDNFLGHYNRGLLRAQVGDDNRAIEDFDFVLKTEPDNMMATFNRGILRSQTGDYRGAINDYSKVINEYPNFLAGYYHRAEARKKIGDRKGAEQDEFKIMKMQIDKRNGASVVRNKNMADNDNTSDNSGEERGKTRKKSDKNMDNYRKIVIADDSGAEQRYKSDYRGRVQDRNVAIKFEPMYALTYYEKPSDVKRIVHYYKFIDELNYMKLFPKPLRITNMEAPLTEEQVRFHFALIDAHTSDIVADDRNAQKRFMRGLDFYLVQDFASSIDDFTQSILLDDTFFPAYFMRALVRYKQLEYQKAEAAMNDGATSGTVAEPKRAEVKAIDYEIVKKDLDHVVRLAPDFVYGYYNRGNVLSLLKDYRAALSDYDKAIELNPDLAEAYFNRGLTHVFLGNNKQGIADLSKAGELGIVSAYNIIKRFTAVQE from the coding sequence ATGATGAAAAAAATACTGACAGCTCTTTTGCTGTTGCCTACACTGCTGTATGCACAAATAAATACGGAACGGGTAATGACTATCGCCCGAAATGCATTGTATTTTGAAGATTACGTACTTTCCATTCAATATTTCAATCAGGTAATTAATGCGAAGCCTTATTTATATGAACCTTATTTCTTTCGTGGTTTGGCGAAGGTTAATCTGGATGACTATCAAGGAGCAGAAGCCGATTGCAGTGCGGCTATCCAAAGAAATCCATTTGTGGTTGGAGCCTATCAGATCAGAGGTTTGGCGCGTGTCAGGCAAAATAAGTTTGACGGTGCGATAGAAGATTATAAGACTGCTATCAAATATGATCCTGAAAACGTGGTGCTTTGGCATAATCTTACTCTGTGCCATATACAGAAAAAGGATTATGGCGAGGCAAAAGAGGATTTAGGCAAACTCCTGACAATTGCTCCTAAATATACACGTGCATACTTGATGCGTGGAGAAGTGTCTCTGCAGCAGAAGGATACGCTACGGGCCTTGCAGGATTTTGAGAAGGCCATCGAAATGGATCGTTATGATCCGGATGGATGGGGAGCAAGAGCCATTGTGTATCTTCAGCAGGGGAAATATAAAGAAGCAGAGGCGGATTTAGACCAGTCCATTCATCTGAGTGCTAAGAATGCCGGTAATTATATTAACCGTGCGTTGGCTCGTTTTCATCAAAATAATTTGAAGGGAGCTATGAATGATTACGATTTGGCATTGGATATAGACCCTGATAACTTTCTTGGACATTATAACCGTGGTTTGTTACGTGCACAGGTAGGGGATGACAATCGGGCAATTGAAGATTTTGACTTTGTTTTGAAAACTGAACCGGATAATATGATGGCCACTTTCAATCGTGGTATATTACGATCGCAGACCGGTGACTATCGTGGTGCTATCAATGACTATTCCAAGGTAATCAATGAATATCCTAATTTCTTGGCGGGGTATTATCACCGTGCTGAAGCCCGGAAAAAGATAGGTGACCGAAAAGGAGCAGAACAGGATGAGTTCAAGATCATGAAAATGCAAATTGATAAACGCAATGGAGCTTCGGTTGTCCGGAATAAAAACATGGCAGATAATGATAATACTTCTGATAATTCGGGGGAGGAAAGGGGGAAAACTCGTAAAAAGTCAGATAAAAATATGGACAACTACCGGAAGATCGTGATTGCAGATGATTCGGGGGCAGAACAACGCTACAAGAGTGACTATCGCGGACGCGTGCAAGACCGGAATGTAGCCATTAAATTTGAACCGATGTATGCTTTGACTTATTATGAGAAGCCAAGTGACGTGAAGCGCATAGTGCATTATTACAAATTTATTGATGAACTGAACTATATGAAGCTTTTCCCGAAGCCATTGCGTATTACCAACATGGAGGCTCCGTTGACCGAAGAGCAGGTACGTTTTCATTTTGCTTTGATTGACGCCCATACTTCGGATATCGTGGCTGATGACAGAAATGCCCAAAAACGTTTTATGCGCGGGTTGGATTTCTATTTAGTTCAGGATTTTGCCAGTTCCATTGATGATTTTACACAAAGCATCCTTTTGGACGATACTTTCTTCCCGGCTTATTTTATGCGTGCTTTGGTGCGTTATAAGCAGCTTGAATATCAAAAAGCCGAAGCTGCGATGAATGATGGCGCAACATCCGGTACGGTTGCTGAACCTAAAAGGGCGGAAGTAAAGGCGATAGATTACGAAATTGTGAAAAAAGATTTGGATCATGTAGTCCGATTGGCTCCCGATTTTGTTTATGGCTATTATAATCGCGGTAATGTACTTTCCTTACTGAAAGATTATCGTGCCGCTTTATCGGATTATGACAAGGCGATAGAATTGAATCCTGATTTGGCGGAAGCTTATTTCAATCGGGGATTGACGCATGTCTTTTTAGGGAATAATAAGCAGGGGATTGCAGATTTGAGTAAAGCCGGTGAACTTGGTATTGTATCGGCATACAATATTATAAAGAGATTTACAGCAGTGCAGGAATAA
- the def gene encoding peptide deformylase gives MILPIYVYGQPVLRKVAEDITPDYPNLKELIDNMFETMDNAEGVGLAAPQIGLPIRVVVVNLDVLSDDMPEYKDFRKVYINAHILDVAGEEVSMEEGCLSLPGIHESVRRGDKIRVKYLDENMVAHDEVVEGYLARVMQHEFDHLDGKMFIDHISPLRKQMIKGKLGSLLKGKAHCSYKVKVVKK, from the coding sequence ATGATTTTACCCATTTATGTGTACGGCCAGCCCGTATTGAGAAAAGTGGCGGAGGATATCACTCCGGATTATCCGAATTTGAAAGAGTTGATTGACAATATGTTCGAAACCATGGATAATGCCGAAGGCGTAGGACTTGCCGCACCACAAATCGGTTTGCCTATCCGTGTTGTGGTCGTCAACCTTGATGTCTTATCGGATGATATGCCGGAATACAAGGACTTCCGTAAGGTGTATATCAATGCCCACATTTTGGATGTAGCGGGAGAGGAGGTGTCTATGGAAGAAGGATGCTTGAGCTTGCCGGGAATTCATGAGTCGGTGAGACGTGGCGATAAAATTCGTGTAAAGTATTTGGACGAGAATATGGTAGCCCATGATGAAGTTGTTGAAGGTTATTTGGCACGGGTGATGCAGCATGAATTTGATCATTTGGATGGGAAGATGTTTATCGATCATATATCTCCGCTTCGCAAGCAGATGATTAAGGGGAAGTTGGGTAGTTTGTTGAAGGGAAAGGCGCATTGTTCCTATAAAGTGAAAGTAGTAAAGAAATAG
- the ruvX gene encoding Holliday junction resolvase RuvX: protein MSRIIAIDYGRKRTGIAVSDTLQMIANGLTTVPTHQLLAFIIDYVAKEPVERILVGLPKQMNNEVSENMRNIEPFVRSLRNKLPDMPIEYVDERFTSVLAHRTMLEAGLKKKDRQNKALVDEISATIILQTYLENKRFSNL, encoded by the coding sequence ATGAGTAGAATAATAGCTATCGACTACGGACGGAAACGTACGGGAATAGCCGTCAGTGATACATTACAGATGATTGCTAACGGTTTGACAACTGTGCCTACGCATCAGTTGCTGGCTTTCATTATTGATTATGTGGCTAAAGAGCCGGTGGAACGTATCTTGGTGGGACTTCCCAAACAGATGAATAATGAAGTTTCGGAAAATATGAGGAATATTGAACCATTTGTTCGTTCATTGAGGAATAAATTACCTGATATGCCGATAGAATATGTGGATGAGCGCTTTACGTCCGTCTTGGCACATCGTACAATGTTGGAGGCCGGGCTGAAGAAGAAAGACCGGCAAAACAAAGCATTGGTCGATGAGATTAGCGCTACTATTATCCTACAAACTTATTTGGAGAATAAACGTTTTAGTAATCTGTAA